From Grus americana isolate bGruAme1 chromosome 22, bGruAme1.mat, whole genome shotgun sequence, the proteins below share one genomic window:
- the TBKBP1 gene encoding TANK-binding kinase 1-binding protein 1 has translation MDSMFEDDISILTQEALGPDEDWLDSPNTDLSGEMCSASHFALITAYDDIKNRLTGLERENSTLKRRLKMYEVKYPLIGEFGEEHIFSLYEAKETSLLKSEKASLQQQLNQFQHELQKSKEREEQLEEMIQAYEKLCVEKADLETELGEMRALVETHLSRIRNLEQQLRQRDGSTFPGLGTPLPGQEVPFLALHPNPSLTHVLERAGGWQSRGLEAAGRLEAELEAARQETQRAQHREEHLKAECERLQAELKHLQDAREQDQSERDMAWVKKVGDDQVNLALAYTELTEELCRLRNLSSLQSQILRALLQEKSLNGAQRHSPLSQCHSPAQQRRSPAPQCPSPAPPGRSPAPQCQSPALQRRSPGPPSQSPAQQRRSPAPGPCQSPAQQRRSPVPPSNQSPAQQRRSPAPPPCPSPALASPHRLPGERMELGYAKPSSRHIKAGFQGRRSYSEVSNVALYQQSRSLWLQPEASTLPKHRPYGEVYLGGAGAPLSTREPFEEHVRFEKQSSDEEEWALPSPPSPEAGAIRCASFCAGFPSPDADAAHRTAAAYARAEHAQSWPSINLLLETVDSEVRSCPLCQLAFPIGYPDDALVKHIDSHLENSKI, from the exons ATGGACTCCATGTTCGAGGACGACATCAGCATCCTGACGCAGGAGGCGCTGGGGCCGGACGAGGACTGGCTCGACAGCCCCAACACCGACCTCTCGGGTGAGATGTGCTCAGCCTCCCACTTTGCCCTCATCACCGCCTACGACGACATCAAGAACAGGCTGACggggctggagagggagaaCTCCACACTCAAGCGTCGGCTCAAGATGTACGAGGTCAAG TACCCGCTGATCGGCGAGTTCGGGGAGGAGCACATCTTCTCCCTCTACGAGGCCAAGGAGACGTCGCTGCTCAAGAGCGAGAAGGCGtcgctgcagcagcagctcaaccAGTTCCAGCACGAG CTGCAGAAGAGCAAAGAGCgggaggagcagctggaggagatgaTCCAAGCCTACGAGAAGCTGTGCGTGGAGAAGGCTGACCTGGAGACCGAGCTGGGAGAGATG cgGGCGCTGGTGGAGACGCACCTGAGCCGCATCCGGaacctggagcagcagctgcggCAGCGCGATGGCAGCACCTTCCCCGGGCTGGGCACCCCGCTACCGGGCCAGGAGGTGCCTTTCCTCGCCCTGCACCCCAACCCCAGCCTGACCCATG TGCTGGAGCGTGCCGGGGGCTGGCAGAGCCGGGGGCtggaggcggcggggcggctGGAGGCCGAGCTGGAGGCGGCACGGCAGGAGACCCAGCGTGCCCAGCACCGCGAGGAGCATCTCAAGGCCGAGTGCGAGCGGCTGCAGGCGGAGCTGAAGCACCTGCAGGACGCCCGGGAGCAG GACCAGTCGGAGCGGGACATGGCCTGGGTGAAGAAGGTGGGCGACGACCA AGTGAACCTGGCGCTGGCCTACACGGAGCTGACGGAGGAGCTGTGCCGCTTGAGGAACCTCagctccctgcagagccagATCCTCCGcgccctgctgcaggagaagagcCTCAACGGTG CCCAGCGCCACTCCCCGCTGTCCCAGTGCCATTCGCCAGCCCAGCAGCGTCGCTCGCCCGCCCCGCAGTGCCCCTCGCCCGCTCCGCCGGGGCGTTCGCCAGCACCCCAGTGCCAATCGCCAGCACTGCAACGGCGCTCGCCAGGACCCCCCAGCCAGTCGCCGGCCCAGCAGCGCCGCTCGCCAGCCCCCGGCCCCTGCCAGTCCCCTGCCCAGCAGCGCCGGTCCCCGGTGCCCCCCTCCAACCAGTCGCCCGCCCAGCAGCGCCGATCTCCGGCCCCACCGCCCTGCCCGTCCCCGGCTTTGGCATCACCGCACCGGCTGCCTGGCGAGAGGATGGAGCTGGGCTACGCCAAACCCTCCAGCCGCCACATCAAAGCCGGCTTCCAGGGCCGCCGCAGCTACTCGGAGGTGAGCAACGTGGCCCTGTACCAGCAGAGCCGCTCGCTCTGGCTCCAGCCCGAAGCCTCGACGCTCCCCAAGCACCGACCCTATGGCGAGGTGTACCTGGGGGGCGCGGGGGCCCCCCTGAGCACCCGCGAGCCCTTCGAGGAACACGTGCGTTTCGAGAAGCAATCGTCGGATGAAGAGGAGTGGgcgctccccagcccccccagccccgaggcgGGGGCCATCCGCTGCGCCTCCTTCTGCGCCGGCTTCCCCAGCCCCGACGCCGACGCCGCGCACCGGACGGCCGCTGCCTACGCCCGGGCAGAGCACGCTCAGTCCTGGCCCTCAATCAAT ctgctgctggagacggTGGACTCGGAGGTGCGGAGCTGCCCGCTCTGCCAGCTGGCCTTCCCCATCGGCTACCCGGACGATGCCCTGGTGAAACACATCGACTCGCACCTGGAGAACAGCAAGATCTGA